A stretch of Komagataella phaffii GS115 chromosome 2, complete sequence DNA encodes these proteins:
- a CDS encoding Mitochondrial outer membrane protein with similarity to Tom70p, whose amino-acid sequence MSFSLKQKGNQAFADGSFQEAANIYQEALQLDPQNPVLYSNRAMCYVKLNNWHQVLADTTAGLELRVNDTKTQVKLLWRKGLALSKLGNVSEALESFNKALELDPNNATVKSELERLVLNKRRKHLQSENGSLLSLTIENYDVLPSEFTSNHIQEADTYQEKPASSSELFEGSSFNPPAFPSVYFLSRLKFLPASQKPPAYHYVLSFSPETYSSLFKEGGLDSNFLDFFIEAVINNQIKNPDNVLQCLKIFSTCKRFSIYLSFTEANNITLMFEKLSNLSDKQLFTTTRNIWGLP is encoded by the coding sequence ATGTCGTTCAGCCTCAAACAAAAGGGAAATCAAGCTTTTGCCGATGGTAGCTTTCAAGAAGCTGCAAATATCTACCAAGAAGCCTTACAGCTTGACCCCCAAAATCCGGTTCTGTATTCAAACAGAGCAATGTGCTATGTGAAACTTAATAACTGGCACCAAGTATTAGCTGATACAACCGCTGGTTTGGAATTGCGCGTAAACGATACAAAGACCCAAGTCAAACTTCTATGGAGAAAAGGCCTGGCATTGTCAAAGCTGGGAAACGTCTCAGAAGCTTTagaatctttcaataaagCCTTAGAGCTGGATCCCAACAATGCTACTGTCAAGTCTGAACTTGAGCGCCTAGTATTgaacaaaagaagaaaacacTTACAGTCGGAAAATGGTTCACTCCTATCACTAACTATTGAAAATTATGATGTTCTACCTTCAGAATTCACAAGCAATCACATCCAGGAGGCTGATACTTATCAAGAAAAGCCAGCGTCCTCATCAGAGCTTTTTGAAGGGTCATCCTTCAACCCACCTGCATTCCCATCGGTTTACTTTCTAAGTAGGCTGAAATTTTTACCTGCATCTCAGAAACCACCTGCTTACCACTAcgttctttctttctctccAGAAACATACTCTAGTCTCTTTAAAGAAGGTGGCTTAGAttcaaactttttggatttCTTCATTGAGGCGGTCATTAATAACCAAATAAAAAACCCAGATAATGTCCTACAGTGCCTTAAAATATTCTCTACTTGCAAACGATTTTCAATCTATTTGTCATTTACGGAAGCTAATAACATTACGCTcatgtttgaaaaattatccAATCTCAGCGACAAACAGTTATTCACAACTACAAGAAATATCTGGGGTTTGCCCTAA
- a CDS encoding Protein that inhibits activation of Gcn2p, an eIF2 alpha subunit protein kinase has protein sequence MESEELIDEIGAIDVIFPNCVSKIKPSLYHVKVPQNEDIAFDLNFPPNYPETKPKIETIKSAVPGLQDIRYFRSRLESLLDQVFVEQNVCLFEFISEVNNTVEELEAEWDQRNQHLKENSEPPEDDADVRISAISSQLQNSTINSSGSNGKMVKQDNDHDHLKGWFISEPVVDRKSTFIGYSRAVHSEKEVLDCINELKMDRKIAKSNHVMTAYRIQAENGIRYKDCDDDGETAAGSRLLHLLDIIDAWNVVVVVVRWFGGLHIGPDRFKHINSTAREALVKGNLVEDNKKKTKKKKC, from the coding sequence ATGGAATCTGAAGAGTTGATAGACGAAATTGGAGCAATTGATGTAATATTTCCTAACTGTGTGTCAAAGATAAAACCTTCTCTTTACCATGTTAAGGTTCCACAAAATGAGGATATCGCATTCGACTTAAACTTTCCTCCCAACTACCCAGAAACCAAACCTAAAATAGAGACGATAAAAAGTGCTGTCCCGGGTTTGCAGGATATAAGATACTTTAGATCAAGGCTAGAAAGCCTGTTGGATCAGGTTTTTGTAGAGCAAAATGTTTGCCTTTTTGAATTTATCAGTGAAGTTAACAATACAgtggaagaacttgaagCAGAATGGGACCAGAGAAACCAGCacttgaaagaaaacagTGAACCACCAGAAGATGATGCGGATGTACGCATTTCAgcaatttcttctcaaCTTCAGAACAGTACAATCAACAGTTCTGGCTCTAACGGGAAGATGGTAAAGCAAGATAATGACCATGACCATCTGAAGGGTTGGTTCATATCGGAACCTGTTGTGGATAGAAAGTCTACGTTTATTGGATATTCCAGAGCAGTGCATTCGGAAAAAGAAGTTCTTGATTGTATCAATGAACTGAAAATGGATAGAAAAATAGCAAAATCGAACCATGTAATGACAGCCTATAGGATTCAGGCGGAAAATGGAATACGATATAAAGATTGTGATGACGACGGTGAAACGGCTGCCGGCTCCAGATTATTGCATCTCCTAGACATAATAGATGCTTGGAATGTTGTCGTGGTTGTTGTAAGATGGTTTGGAGGTTTGCATATTGGACCCGATAGGTTCAAACACATCAACTCCACCGCTAGAGAAGCATTAGTGAAGGGGAACCTGGTGGAAGacaataaaaagaaaactaaaaagaagaaatgcTAA
- a CDS encoding Conserved 90S pre-ribosomal component essential for proper endonucleolytic cleavage of the 35 S rRNA, whose amino-acid sequence MKSDFQFSNLLGTVYRQGNLVFINDGNTLISPVGNRVSVFDLINNKSFTFPYEHRRDVAAITVNKQGTLLMSVDEHGRAILVNFKARIVLHHFNFKSPVKAIEFSPDGHYFAVGCGKILQIWRTPNVLEDKQFAPFVRHAYYTGHYDDITSVSWSGDSQFVLTTSKDMTTRLYGVDRDRMDEVRMTLGGHRDYVVNAFFDEAQEVIYTVSKDGALFRWEYTSDPKSKEDEYEEEDEEDRSTDEDGILQKPKKPESWRIVARHYFFSHSKLKCAAFHPKSNILVVGFGNGEFRLYELPTFTLIQQLSMGQNSVNTVSINASGEWLAFGSSTLGQLLVYEWQSESYILKQQGHFDAINALTYSPDGSRVVTAADDGKIKIWDVLSGFCLATFEEHSSAVTSVRFAKRGQVLFSSSLDGTVRAWDLIRFRNFRTFTAPERVQFGCLAVDPSGEVVCAGSLDDFQIHVWSVQTGALLDSLAGHEGPVSCLSFGQEGEAATTLASASWDKTIRVWNIFGRSQQVEPFEVYSEVLAIDMRPDGKEVAVSTLNGQILFWNVESGNQTNFIDAKRDIQVGRYSDDRFEAKNSKRGKCFSTISYSFDGLSLIAAGDNNSICLYDVKNSVLLRKFTVSLNMNLEGTLKKLNSKNLIEGGPIDLLDRDGENSDYEDRVDLKLPGSHRGDPSVRNIKAAVRVTSIAFSPGASSFAAASTEGLLIYSVDDSVNFDPFDLDIDITPASCLEMLEEKEFLIAVVMSFRLNERYLIHRIYESIPLNEIDLIVADLPKVYVERFLRFIGELSLESQHIEFNLIWIKSILAAHGKYISAHKFEFSVATRMIQRFLARIAKDVVKTSVRNGYLAEFLLDTRTQQDSIRIEEEKLTL is encoded by the coding sequence ATGAAGTCTGATTTCCAGTTTTCTAACTTGTTAGGAACTGTCTACCGACAAGGAAATTTGGTATTCATCAATGATGGTAACACCCTCATTTCTCCCGTGGGTAATCGTGTTTCGGTCTTTGATTTGATCAATAACAAGTCCTTTACCTTTCCATATGAACATAGAAGGGACGTTGCAGCAATTACGGTGAATAAGCAAGGTACGCTTTTAATGTCTGTAGACGAGCACGGAAGGGCTATATTGGTAAACTTTAAAGCTAGAATTGTTTTGCATCATTTCAACTTTAAGTCTCCCGTAAAGGCCATTGAATTTTCACCCGATGGACACTATTTCGCAGTAGGATGTGGCAAAATCTTACAAATATGGAGAACTCCAAACGTTCTGGAAGACAAGCAGTTTGCTCCATTTGTTCGTCATGCGTATTACACAGGCCATTATGATGACATTACTTCCGTCTCGTGGTCTGGAGATTCGCAGTTTGTCCTCACGACGTCTAAGGATATGACAACGCGGCTCTATGGAGTAGATAGGGATCGCATGGATGAGGTCAGAATGACCTTGGGTGGTCATAGAGACTATGTGGTCAATGCATTTTTTGATGAGGCTCAGGAGGTTATCTACACAGTCAGTAAAGATGGAGCTCTCTTCAGGTGGGAATACACATCTGATCCAAAGAGTAAAGAAGATGAATACGAGGAAGAAGACGAGGAAGATAGGAGTACGGATGAAGACGGAATATTacaaaaaccaaaaaaacCAGAGTCATGGAGGATTGTGGCCAGACATTACTTCTTTAGTCATTCCAAATTGAAGTGTGCTGCATTCCATCCCAAATCCAATATTCTCGTGGTAGGTTTTGGCAACGGAGAGTTCAGACTCTACGAATTGCCAACGTTCACACTAATCCAGCAACTTTCCATGGGTCAGAATTCTGTCAACACAGTTAGTATCAATGCTTCTGGTGAATGGTTAGCCTTTGGCTCTAGTACCTTAGGACAATTGTTAGTATATGAGTGGCAGTCAGAATCTTATATCCTCAAGCAGCAAGGCCATTTTGACGCTATAAACGCTTTGACATATTCTCCTGACGGCTCTAGAGTAGTAACGGCAGCAGATGATGGTAAAATCAAAATTTGGGATGTTCTGTCGGGTTTCTGTCTGGCAAcatttgaagaacattCAAGCGCTGTCACTTCAGTCAGATTTGCTAAGCGAGGTCAAGTACTGTTTTCATCCTCCTTGGATGGTACGGTCAGGGCTTGGGATCTGATCAGATTTCGGAACTTTAGAACCTTCACCGCTCCAGAAAGAGTTCAGTTTGGATGTCTTGCGGTAGATCCAAGTGGTGAAGTTGTTTGCGCCGGTTCTTTGGACGATTTTCAGATTCATGTTTGGTCAGTTCAAACAGGAGCTCTTCTAGATTCCCTAGCTGGACATGAAGGTCCAGtttcttgtctttcttttggacAGGAGGGTGAAGCTGCTACAACATTGGCAAGTGCTTCTTGGGATAAAACGATTAGGGTTTGGAATATATTTGGAAGATCCCAACAAGTCGAGCCGTTTGAAGTATACTCAGAAGTACTAGCCATCGACATGAGACCTGACGGGAAAGAAGTTGCTGTGTCTACTTTGAACGGGCAGATTTTGTTCTGGAACGTGGAAAGCGGGAACCAAACGAACTTCATCGATGCCAAACGAGACATTCAAGTTGGTAGATACAGTGACGATAGATTTGAAGCCAAAAATAGTAAGAGAGGTAAGTGTTTCAGTACAATCAGTTATAGTTTTGACGGATTGTCTTTGATTGCTGCAGGTGATAATAATAGTATCTGTCTATACGACGTCAAAAATAGTGTATTGCTGAGGAAATTCACTGTCTCGTTGAATATGAATTTGGAAggtactttgaaaaagctcaaCTCTAAGAATCTAATTGAAGGCGGGCCAATAGACTTGCTTGACAGGGATGGTGAAAACTCTGACTATGAGGATCGAGTTGACCTGAAGCTACCAGGATCACATCGTGGAGACCCCTCAGTGCGTAATATCAAAGCTGCTGTGAGGGTAACAAGTATTGCATTTTCACCTGGTGCCAGTTCATTTGCAGCTGCCTCTACGGAAGGATTATTAATATATTCAGTGGATGACAGTGTCAACTTTGATCCTTTCGATTTGGATATAGATATCACCCCAGCCAGCTGTCTAGAAATGTTAGAGGAAAAGGAATTTTTGATCGCTGTGGTGATGAGTTTCCGTCTGAACGAACGTTACTTAATTCATCGCATATACGAATCCATTCCATTGAATGAGATTGATCTGATCGTTGCAGACTTACCTAAAGTCTATGTGGAGAGGTTCCTACGCTTTATTGGTGAACTATCTCTTGAATCGCAGCATATTGAATTCAACCTAATTTGGATCAAGAGTATTTTGGCGGCTCATGGCAAATATATTAGTGCTCATAAGTTTGAGTTTAGTGTTGCTACAAGAATGATCCAAAGATTCCTTGCCAGAATAGCCAAGGATGTCGTAAAGACGTCCGTTAGGAACGGATATCTTGCAGAGTTTTTGTTGGATACCCGAACTCAACAGGACAGCATCCGAATTGAGGAGGAGAAACTCACATTGTAG
- a CDS encoding Threonine synthase, conserved protein that catalyzes formation of threonine from 0-phosphohomoserine, with protein MSVYRSTRSSAEQQVSFEDAVITGLAKDGGLFIPSEIPSVPTDFLSAWKDLSFQDLAFKIMRLYIKEAEIPDNDLKDLVERSYSTFRSEEVTPTVKLDSHDNLFLLELFHGPTYAFKDVALQFVGNLFEYFLQRKNKGKAEDDPTRDTITVVGATSGDTGSAAIYGLRNKKDVSVFILYPTGRISPIQELQMTTVVDDNIHTLSVNGTFDDCQALVKEVFNDSEFNDKWHIGAINSINWARILAQITYYFYSYLQVSQAVGHGRVKFIVPSGNFGDILAGFYASQMGLPVEKLVVATNENDILNRFLTTGKYDKGDVKPTHSPAMDIVVSSNFERFLWYMIKETIGKNDEKATGEILNNYMKELSTKGVFTVPQAVLDKATSILDSDRITNEETVSTIKKIYEATSNNYIIDPHTSVGIATTLNQIKKDNDPSITYVSLSTAHPAKFSEVVDAALTSYPDYSFEKDVLPEELKNLSTLPKKIKLIETATLESIKDTIVKTLS; from the coding sequence ATGTCTGTCTACAGATCAACTCGTTCAAGTGCCGAACAGCAAGTCTCATTTGAAGACGCCGTCATCACTGGTTTGGCCAAAGATGGTGGTTTATTCATCCCATCCGAGATTCCATCTGTCCCAACTGATTTCCTGTCAGcttggaaagatttgagttttcaagatttaGCCTTCAAGATCATGAGATTGTATATTAAGGAGGCTGAAATCCCAGAtaatgatttgaaagatcttGTTGAGAGATCCTATTCAACTTTCAGGTCGGAAGAGGTCACTCCGACCGTTAAATTAGATTCACATGACaacttgttcttgttggaaCTGTTCCATGGGCCCACTTATGCCTTTAAGGATGTTGCCTTGCAATTTGTAGGTAACTTGTTCGAATACTTCTTGCAAAGGAAAAATAAGGGCAAAGCTGAAGATGATCCAACCAGAGATACCATTACAGTAGTCGGTGCTACTTCTGGTGATACTGGATCTGCTGCTATCTATGGACTGAGAAATAAAAAGGACGTATCCGTATTCATCCTTTACCCCACAGGAAGAATTAGTCCTATTCAAGAATTGCAGATGACCACCGTTGTTGATGACAATATCCACACTTTGTCCGTGAATGGTACATTTGATGATTGTCAGGCGTTGGTCAAGGAAGTGTTTAACGATTCCGAGTTCAATGATAAATGGCACATCGGAGCGATCAACTCCATCAACTGGGCTCGTATCTTGGCTCAAATAACTTACTACTTCTACTCGTACCTTCAAGTCTCCCAAGCAGTTGGCCATGGTAGAGTCAAGTTTATCGTTCCTAGtggaaattttggagaCATCTTGGCAGGATTTTACGCCTCTCAAATGGGCCTGCCAGTTGAGAAATTGGTAGTTGCCACGAACGAGAACGATATCTTGAACAGATTCCTTACTACTGGTAAATATGACAAGGGAGATGTTAAACCAACGCATTCTCCAGCCATGGACATTGTTGTTTCATCTAACTTTGAGAGATTCTTATGGTATATGATCAAGGAAACAATTGGTAAGAACGATGAGAAGGCCACTGGTGAAATTCTAAACAACTACATGAAAGAGTTATCTACCAAAGGTGTGTTTACTGTGCCTCAAGCAGTTCTTGATAAGGCCACCAGTATTCTGGACAGTGACAGAATCACCAACGAGGAAACTGTTTCCACCATCAAAAAGATCTATGAAGCCACTTCCAATAACTACATTATCGATCCCCACACTTCTGTTGGTATTGCCACTACCTTGAACCAAATTAAGAAAGACAATGATCCTTCTATTACATACGTCTCGTTGTCAACTGCTCATCCTGCCAAGTTCAGCGAAGTAGTTGATGCAGCTTTGACCAGTTATCCTGACTacagctttgaaaaagatgttTTGCcagaagagttgaagaatctcTCAACCTTgccaaagaagataaaaCTAATTGAAACTGCCACTTTGGAGTCAATCAAGGACACTATCGTTAAAACTTTGAGCTAG